Proteins found in one Acomys russatus chromosome 31, mAcoRus1.1, whole genome shotgun sequence genomic segment:
- the Arhgap45 gene encoding rho GTPase-activating protein 45 isoform X2, translating to MFSRKKRELMKTPSISKKNRAGSPNPQSSSGELSKKDYTEAPSLEPSATSLSAGAKATGTLKRPTSLSRHASAAGFPLSGAATWTLGRGYRSPLSAASPAELPSEGPFPDGVEDISALLADVARFAEGLEKLKEFVLRDDLLEARRPLAHECLGEALRVMRQVISRYPLLNTVETLTAAGTLIAKVKAFHYECNNESDKRDFEKALETIAVSFSCTVSEFLLGEVDSSTLLAVPPGDPSQSMENLYGASSEGSPPSVEDCEEGCLPPEEVDMLLQRCEGGVDAALQYAKDMARYMKDLISYLEKRTTLEMEFAKGLQKVVHNCRQSVTHEPHMPLLSIYALALEQDLEFGHGMVQAVGTLQTQTFMQPLTLRRLEHERRRKEIKESWHRAQRKLQEAEANLRKAKQGYKQRCEDHDKARLQVAKAEEEQQATGPGAGTAATKALDKRRRLEEEAKNKAEEAMATYRTCVADAKTQKQELEDTKVTALRQIQEVIRQSDQTIKSATISYYQLMHMQTAPLPVNFQMLCESSKLYDPGQQYASHVRQLQRGEEPDVHYDFEPHVSTSAWSPIMRTRKGSFNPGDATVPEAAGSPPEEGDASEGAPSKDHRGGRGHQVHKSWPISISDTEVSLDTSTGDLKKFDRTSSSGTMSSSEELVDQEAGLGASAFESADLNGMDPELPVAMPSGPFRHVGLSKAARTHRLRKLRTPAKCRECNSYVYFQGAECEECCLACHKKCLETLAIQCGHKKLQGRLQLFGQDFSHAACSTPDGVPFIVKKCVCEIERRALHTKGIYRVNGVKTRVEKLCQAFENGKELVELSQASPHDISNVLKLYLRQLPEPLISFRFYHELVGLAKESLKAEAEAKAASRGRQDGSESEAATLAMVGRLRELMRDLPAENRATLLYLLRHLRRIVEMEQDNKMTPGNLGIVFGPTLLRPRPTEATVSLSSLVDYPHQARVIETLIVHYGLVFEEEPEESPGSQEGVPTQCGQLGTAESIVIPLQEEAEAGGRESRVASNDSDSELEEASDPLSSSDASALHHLSFLEQAEAGLEEGPQSRSGSEEQLEGEDGDPGQQLCAFNTNQSNNTVQAPLPATRLRLRGGQIAGGTGWERQPQFV from the exons ATGTTCTCTAGGAAGAAACGAGAACTTATGAAAACTCCCTCTATTTCCAAAAAGAACCGCGCGGGGAGCCCCAACCCGCAGTCCTCCTCAGGG GAACTGTCCAAGAAGGACTATACAGAGGCTCCCAGCCTCGAGCCGTCAGCCACGTCCCTGTCCGCGGGCGCCAAGGCCACAGGCACACTCAAAAGGCCCACCAGTCTGAGCCGCCATGCCAGCGCCGCTGGCTTCCCACTCTCGGGGGCGGCCACCTGGACCCTGGGCCGTGGATACCGAAGTCCCCTGTCTGCAGCCAGCCCCGCAGAGCTACCCAGTGAAGGGCCATTCCCTGACGGGGTAGAAGACATCTCAGCCCTGCTGGCTGACGTGGCCCGCTTTGCTGAGGGCTTGGAGAAACTCAAGGAGTTTGTGCTGCGTGATG ACCTCCTTGAGGCCCGCCGGCCCCTGGCCCACGAGTGCCTGGGTGAAGCTCTGCGGGTGATGCGCCAGGTCATCTCCAGATACCCACTCCTGAACACCGTGGAGACGCTCACAGCCGCCGGCACACTCATTGCCAAGGTCAAAG cctTCCATTACGAGTGCAACAATGAGTCAGATAAGAGGGACTTTGAGAAGGCGCTGGAGACCATCGCGGTGTCCTTCAGCTGCAC TGTGTCTGAGTTCCTTTTGGGCGAAGTGGACAGCAGCACTCTCCTGGCCGTGCCTCCCGGGGACCCCAGCCAG TCCATGGAGAACCTTTACGGAGCCAGCAGCGAGGGATCCCCACCCAGCGTGGAGGACTGTGAAGAAG GCTGCCTGCCCCCCGAAGAGGTAGATATGCTTCTCCAGCGCTGCGAGGGGGGTGTGGACGCCGCATTGCAGTATGCGAAAGACATGGCCAGATACATGAAAGACCTCATCAGCTACCTGGAGAAGCGCACCACCCTGG AGATGGAATTCGCTAAAGGCCTACAGAAAGTTGTCCATAACTGCAGACAGAGCGTCACGCACGAG CCCCACATGCCCCTCTTGTCCATCTACGCACTGGCCCTGGAACAAGATCTGGAGTTTGGCCACGGCATGGTGCAGGCAGTGGGAACGCTACAGACCCAGACGTTCATGCAG CCCCTGACCCTGAGGCGCTTGGAGCATGAGAGACGCAGGAAGGAAATCAAAGAATCTTGGCATCGGGCTCAGAGGAAACTG caagaggcagaggccaacctGCGCAAGGCCAAGCAGGGCTACAAACAACGCTGTGAAGACCATGACAAGGCCCGGCTCCAGGTGGCCAAAGCCGAGGAGGAGCAGCAGGCCACAGGGCCAGGAGCAGGGACTGCTGCCACCAAGGCCCTGGAcaagaggaggaggctggaggaagaggcCAAAAACAAG GCCGAGGAGGCCATGGCCACTTACCGCACATGCGTGGCAGACGCAAAGACGcagaagcaggagctggaggacaCAAAGGTGACGGCGCTGCGGCAGATCCAGGAGGTCATCAGACAGAGTGATCAGACCATCAAGTCG GCCACCATCTCCTACTACCAGCTGatgcacatgcagacagcacCGCTGCCCGTGAACTTCCAGATGCTGTGTGAGAGCAGCAAGCTGTACGACCCGGGCCAACAGTACGCATCGCACGTGCGGCAGCTGCAGCGAGGCGAGGAGCCGGACGTGCACTACGACTTTGAACCTCACGTCTCCACCAGTGCTTG GTCCCCAATCATGCGCACACGGAAGGGCAGCTTCAACCCTGGGGATGCCACAGTACCTGAAGCTGCTGGCAGTCCCCCTGAGGAAGGTGACGCCTCGGAGGGGGCTCCCAGCAAGGACCATAGGG GTGGACGCGGTCACCAGGTACATAAGTCCTGGCCCATCAGCATCTCAGACACCGAGGTCAGCCTGGACACCAGCACAG GGGACTTGAAAAAGTTTGATCGAACATCGTCTAGCGGGACCATGTCATCCAGCGAGGAGCTGGTAGATCAGGAAGCTGGTTTGGGAGCCTCAGCCTTTGAGTCAG CTGACCTCAATGGCATGGACCCCGAGTTGCCCGTGGCCATGCCCAGCGGACCCTTCCGTCATGTGGGACTGTCCAAGGCGGCCCGCACACACCGCCTTCGGAAGCTGCGCACACCCGCCAAGTGCAGAGAGTGTAACAGCTACGTGTACTTCCAGGGAGCTGAGTGTGAAGAG TGCTGTCTGGCTTGTCACAAAAAGTGTTTGGAGACCCTCGCCATCCAATGTGGTCACAAGAAGCTCCAGGGCCGCCTGCAGCTGTTCGGACAGGACTTTAGCCACGCGGCCTGCAGCACCCCTGATGGTGTGCCCTTCATTGTCAAAAAATGTGTCTGCGAGATTGAGCGGCGAGCTCTGCACACCAAG GGCATCTACCGGGTCAACGGCGTGAAAACGCGCGTGGAGAAGCTCTGCCAGGCCTTTGAGAATGGCAAAGAGCTGGTGGAGTTGTCACAGGCCTCGCCCCACGACATCAGCAATGTCCTAAAGCTATACCTGCGCCAG CTGCCGGAGCCCCTCATCTCTTTTCGCTTCTACCATGAGCTGGTGGGGTTAGCCAAGGAGAGCCTCAAGGCAGAAGCTGAGGCCAAGGCTGCGAGCCGGGGCCGGCAGGATGGGTCTGAGAGCGAGGCTGCAACCTTGGCCATGGTGGGCCGCCTGCGTGAGCTCATGCGGGACCTGCCAGCTGAAAACCGGGCCACATTGCTGTACCTGCTGAGGCACTTGCGAAG GATCGTGGAAATGGAGCAGGATAATAAGATGACCCCTGGGAATCTGGGCATTGTGTTTGGGCCCACGCTGCTGCGGCCTCGACCAACCGAAGCCACCGTGTCCCTCTCCTCCCTGGTGGACTATCCTCACCAGGCCCGTGTCATTGAGACACTGATTGTCCACTATGGCCTGGTCTTtgaggaggagccagaggagtcaccTGGCAGCCAG GAGGGGGTGCCCACCCAGTGTGGCCAGCTGGGGACAGCCGAGAGCATTGTCATCCCCCTGCAGGAGGAGGCGGAGGCCGGAGGCCGAG AATCCCGAGTGGCATCCAATGACTCGGACTCGGAGCTAGAAGAAGCCTCTGACCCTCTGTCTTCCTCGGACGCCAGCGCCCTGCATCACCTCAGTTTCCTGGAACAGGCCGAGGCAGGCCTGGAGGAAGGTCCCCAGAGCCGCAGTGGCAGTGAGGAGCAGCTAGAGGGTGAGGATGGAGACCCCGGTCAGCAGCTGTGCGCCTTTAACACCAACCAGTCCAACAACACAGTGCAGGCCCCTCTGCCCGCCACGCGGCTGCGGCTCCGAGGTGGACAGATTGCAGGTGGTACCGGTTGGGAGCGCCAGCCACAGTTTGTCTGA
- the Arhgap45 gene encoding rho GTPase-activating protein 45 isoform X1 has product MLGPRWGTRASYSPQQAEWQATKRGLNLGVCLKELSKKDYTEAPSLEPSATSLSAGAKATGTLKRPTSLSRHASAAGFPLSGAATWTLGRGYRSPLSAASPAELPSEGPFPDGVEDISALLADVARFAEGLEKLKEFVLRDDLLEARRPLAHECLGEALRVMRQVISRYPLLNTVETLTAAGTLIAKVKAFHYECNNESDKRDFEKALETIAVSFSCTVSEFLLGEVDSSTLLAVPPGDPSQSMENLYGASSEGSPPSVEDCEEGCLPPEEVDMLLQRCEGGVDAALQYAKDMARYMKDLISYLEKRTTLEMEFAKGLQKVVHNCRQSVTHEPHMPLLSIYALALEQDLEFGHGMVQAVGTLQTQTFMQPLTLRRLEHERRRKEIKESWHRAQRKLQEAEANLRKAKQGYKQRCEDHDKARLQVAKAEEEQQATGPGAGTAATKALDKRRRLEEEAKNKAEEAMATYRTCVADAKTQKQELEDTKVTALRQIQEVIRQSDQTIKSATISYYQLMHMQTAPLPVNFQMLCESSKLYDPGQQYASHVRQLQRGEEPDVHYDFEPHVSTSAWSPIMRTRKGSFNPGDATVPEAAGSPPEEGDASEGAPSKDHRGGRGHQVHKSWPISISDTEVSLDTSTGDLKKFDRTSSSGTMSSSEELVDQEAGLGASAFESADLNGMDPELPVAMPSGPFRHVGLSKAARTHRLRKLRTPAKCRECNSYVYFQGAECEECCLACHKKCLETLAIQCGHKKLQGRLQLFGQDFSHAACSTPDGVPFIVKKCVCEIERRALHTKGIYRVNGVKTRVEKLCQAFENGKELVELSQASPHDISNVLKLYLRQLPEPLISFRFYHELVGLAKESLKAEAEAKAASRGRQDGSESEAATLAMVGRLRELMRDLPAENRATLLYLLRHLRRIVEMEQDNKMTPGNLGIVFGPTLLRPRPTEATVSLSSLVDYPHQARVIETLIVHYGLVFEEEPEESPGSQEGVPTQCGQLGTAESIVIPLQEEAEAGGRESRVASNDSDSELEEASDPLSSSDASALHHLSFLEQAEAGLEEGPQSRSGSEEQLEGEDGDPGQQLCAFNTNQSNNTVQAPLPATRLRLRGGQIAGGTGWERQPQFV; this is encoded by the exons ATGCTGGGCCCACGGTGGGGGACCCGGGCCAGCTATAGTCCCCAACAGGCTGAATGGCAGGCAACAAAGAGAGGCCTGAACCTGGGAGTCTGCCTTAAG GAACTGTCCAAGAAGGACTATACAGAGGCTCCCAGCCTCGAGCCGTCAGCCACGTCCCTGTCCGCGGGCGCCAAGGCCACAGGCACACTCAAAAGGCCCACCAGTCTGAGCCGCCATGCCAGCGCCGCTGGCTTCCCACTCTCGGGGGCGGCCACCTGGACCCTGGGCCGTGGATACCGAAGTCCCCTGTCTGCAGCCAGCCCCGCAGAGCTACCCAGTGAAGGGCCATTCCCTGACGGGGTAGAAGACATCTCAGCCCTGCTGGCTGACGTGGCCCGCTTTGCTGAGGGCTTGGAGAAACTCAAGGAGTTTGTGCTGCGTGATG ACCTCCTTGAGGCCCGCCGGCCCCTGGCCCACGAGTGCCTGGGTGAAGCTCTGCGGGTGATGCGCCAGGTCATCTCCAGATACCCACTCCTGAACACCGTGGAGACGCTCACAGCCGCCGGCACACTCATTGCCAAGGTCAAAG cctTCCATTACGAGTGCAACAATGAGTCAGATAAGAGGGACTTTGAGAAGGCGCTGGAGACCATCGCGGTGTCCTTCAGCTGCAC TGTGTCTGAGTTCCTTTTGGGCGAAGTGGACAGCAGCACTCTCCTGGCCGTGCCTCCCGGGGACCCCAGCCAG TCCATGGAGAACCTTTACGGAGCCAGCAGCGAGGGATCCCCACCCAGCGTGGAGGACTGTGAAGAAG GCTGCCTGCCCCCCGAAGAGGTAGATATGCTTCTCCAGCGCTGCGAGGGGGGTGTGGACGCCGCATTGCAGTATGCGAAAGACATGGCCAGATACATGAAAGACCTCATCAGCTACCTGGAGAAGCGCACCACCCTGG AGATGGAATTCGCTAAAGGCCTACAGAAAGTTGTCCATAACTGCAGACAGAGCGTCACGCACGAG CCCCACATGCCCCTCTTGTCCATCTACGCACTGGCCCTGGAACAAGATCTGGAGTTTGGCCACGGCATGGTGCAGGCAGTGGGAACGCTACAGACCCAGACGTTCATGCAG CCCCTGACCCTGAGGCGCTTGGAGCATGAGAGACGCAGGAAGGAAATCAAAGAATCTTGGCATCGGGCTCAGAGGAAACTG caagaggcagaggccaacctGCGCAAGGCCAAGCAGGGCTACAAACAACGCTGTGAAGACCATGACAAGGCCCGGCTCCAGGTGGCCAAAGCCGAGGAGGAGCAGCAGGCCACAGGGCCAGGAGCAGGGACTGCTGCCACCAAGGCCCTGGAcaagaggaggaggctggaggaagaggcCAAAAACAAG GCCGAGGAGGCCATGGCCACTTACCGCACATGCGTGGCAGACGCAAAGACGcagaagcaggagctggaggacaCAAAGGTGACGGCGCTGCGGCAGATCCAGGAGGTCATCAGACAGAGTGATCAGACCATCAAGTCG GCCACCATCTCCTACTACCAGCTGatgcacatgcagacagcacCGCTGCCCGTGAACTTCCAGATGCTGTGTGAGAGCAGCAAGCTGTACGACCCGGGCCAACAGTACGCATCGCACGTGCGGCAGCTGCAGCGAGGCGAGGAGCCGGACGTGCACTACGACTTTGAACCTCACGTCTCCACCAGTGCTTG GTCCCCAATCATGCGCACACGGAAGGGCAGCTTCAACCCTGGGGATGCCACAGTACCTGAAGCTGCTGGCAGTCCCCCTGAGGAAGGTGACGCCTCGGAGGGGGCTCCCAGCAAGGACCATAGGG GTGGACGCGGTCACCAGGTACATAAGTCCTGGCCCATCAGCATCTCAGACACCGAGGTCAGCCTGGACACCAGCACAG GGGACTTGAAAAAGTTTGATCGAACATCGTCTAGCGGGACCATGTCATCCAGCGAGGAGCTGGTAGATCAGGAAGCTGGTTTGGGAGCCTCAGCCTTTGAGTCAG CTGACCTCAATGGCATGGACCCCGAGTTGCCCGTGGCCATGCCCAGCGGACCCTTCCGTCATGTGGGACTGTCCAAGGCGGCCCGCACACACCGCCTTCGGAAGCTGCGCACACCCGCCAAGTGCAGAGAGTGTAACAGCTACGTGTACTTCCAGGGAGCTGAGTGTGAAGAG TGCTGTCTGGCTTGTCACAAAAAGTGTTTGGAGACCCTCGCCATCCAATGTGGTCACAAGAAGCTCCAGGGCCGCCTGCAGCTGTTCGGACAGGACTTTAGCCACGCGGCCTGCAGCACCCCTGATGGTGTGCCCTTCATTGTCAAAAAATGTGTCTGCGAGATTGAGCGGCGAGCTCTGCACACCAAG GGCATCTACCGGGTCAACGGCGTGAAAACGCGCGTGGAGAAGCTCTGCCAGGCCTTTGAGAATGGCAAAGAGCTGGTGGAGTTGTCACAGGCCTCGCCCCACGACATCAGCAATGTCCTAAAGCTATACCTGCGCCAG CTGCCGGAGCCCCTCATCTCTTTTCGCTTCTACCATGAGCTGGTGGGGTTAGCCAAGGAGAGCCTCAAGGCAGAAGCTGAGGCCAAGGCTGCGAGCCGGGGCCGGCAGGATGGGTCTGAGAGCGAGGCTGCAACCTTGGCCATGGTGGGCCGCCTGCGTGAGCTCATGCGGGACCTGCCAGCTGAAAACCGGGCCACATTGCTGTACCTGCTGAGGCACTTGCGAAG GATCGTGGAAATGGAGCAGGATAATAAGATGACCCCTGGGAATCTGGGCATTGTGTTTGGGCCCACGCTGCTGCGGCCTCGACCAACCGAAGCCACCGTGTCCCTCTCCTCCCTGGTGGACTATCCTCACCAGGCCCGTGTCATTGAGACACTGATTGTCCACTATGGCCTGGTCTTtgaggaggagccagaggagtcaccTGGCAGCCAG GAGGGGGTGCCCACCCAGTGTGGCCAGCTGGGGACAGCCGAGAGCATTGTCATCCCCCTGCAGGAGGAGGCGGAGGCCGGAGGCCGAG AATCCCGAGTGGCATCCAATGACTCGGACTCGGAGCTAGAAGAAGCCTCTGACCCTCTGTCTTCCTCGGACGCCAGCGCCCTGCATCACCTCAGTTTCCTGGAACAGGCCGAGGCAGGCCTGGAGGAAGGTCCCCAGAGCCGCAGTGGCAGTGAGGAGCAGCTAGAGGGTGAGGATGGAGACCCCGGTCAGCAGCTGTGCGCCTTTAACACCAACCAGTCCAACAACACAGTGCAGGCCCCTCTGCCCGCCACGCGGCTGCGGCTCCGAGGTGGACAGATTGCAGGTGGTACCGGTTGGGAGCGCCAGCCACAGTTTGTCTGA
- the Arhgap45 gene encoding rho GTPase-activating protein 45 isoform X3, with protein MCVCGMLHPALDHGPQRCRTGPGDLLEARRPLAHECLGEALRVMRQVISRYPLLNTVETLTAAGTLIAKVKAFHYECNNESDKRDFEKALETIAVSFSCTVSEFLLGEVDSSTLLAVPPGDPSQSMENLYGASSEGSPPSVEDCEEGCLPPEEVDMLLQRCEGGVDAALQYAKDMARYMKDLISYLEKRTTLEMEFAKGLQKVVHNCRQSVTHEPHMPLLSIYALALEQDLEFGHGMVQAVGTLQTQTFMQPLTLRRLEHERRRKEIKESWHRAQRKLQEAEANLRKAKQGYKQRCEDHDKARLQVAKAEEEQQATGPGAGTAATKALDKRRRLEEEAKNKAEEAMATYRTCVADAKTQKQELEDTKVTALRQIQEVIRQSDQTIKSATISYYQLMHMQTAPLPVNFQMLCESSKLYDPGQQYASHVRQLQRGEEPDVHYDFEPHVSTSAWSPIMRTRKGSFNPGDATVPEAAGSPPEEGDASEGAPSKDHRGGRGHQVHKSWPISISDTEVSLDTSTGDLKKFDRTSSSGTMSSSEELVDQEAGLGASAFESADLNGMDPELPVAMPSGPFRHVGLSKAARTHRLRKLRTPAKCRECNSYVYFQGAECEECCLACHKKCLETLAIQCGHKKLQGRLQLFGQDFSHAACSTPDGVPFIVKKCVCEIERRALHTKGIYRVNGVKTRVEKLCQAFENGKELVELSQASPHDISNVLKLYLRQLPEPLISFRFYHELVGLAKESLKAEAEAKAASRGRQDGSESEAATLAMVGRLRELMRDLPAENRATLLYLLRHLRRIVEMEQDNKMTPGNLGIVFGPTLLRPRPTEATVSLSSLVDYPHQARVIETLIVHYGLVFEEEPEESPGSQEGVPTQCGQLGTAESIVIPLQEEAEAGGRESRVASNDSDSELEEASDPLSSSDASALHHLSFLEQAEAGLEEGPQSRSGSEEQLEGEDGDPGQQLCAFNTNQSNNTVQAPLPATRLRLRGGQIAGGTGWERQPQFV; from the exons atgtgtgtctgtgggatgtTGCATCCAGCGCTGGACCACGGCCCCCAGCGCTGCCGCACGGGGCCTGGAG ACCTCCTTGAGGCCCGCCGGCCCCTGGCCCACGAGTGCCTGGGTGAAGCTCTGCGGGTGATGCGCCAGGTCATCTCCAGATACCCACTCCTGAACACCGTGGAGACGCTCACAGCCGCCGGCACACTCATTGCCAAGGTCAAAG cctTCCATTACGAGTGCAACAATGAGTCAGATAAGAGGGACTTTGAGAAGGCGCTGGAGACCATCGCGGTGTCCTTCAGCTGCAC TGTGTCTGAGTTCCTTTTGGGCGAAGTGGACAGCAGCACTCTCCTGGCCGTGCCTCCCGGGGACCCCAGCCAG TCCATGGAGAACCTTTACGGAGCCAGCAGCGAGGGATCCCCACCCAGCGTGGAGGACTGTGAAGAAG GCTGCCTGCCCCCCGAAGAGGTAGATATGCTTCTCCAGCGCTGCGAGGGGGGTGTGGACGCCGCATTGCAGTATGCGAAAGACATGGCCAGATACATGAAAGACCTCATCAGCTACCTGGAGAAGCGCACCACCCTGG AGATGGAATTCGCTAAAGGCCTACAGAAAGTTGTCCATAACTGCAGACAGAGCGTCACGCACGAG CCCCACATGCCCCTCTTGTCCATCTACGCACTGGCCCTGGAACAAGATCTGGAGTTTGGCCACGGCATGGTGCAGGCAGTGGGAACGCTACAGACCCAGACGTTCATGCAG CCCCTGACCCTGAGGCGCTTGGAGCATGAGAGACGCAGGAAGGAAATCAAAGAATCTTGGCATCGGGCTCAGAGGAAACTG caagaggcagaggccaacctGCGCAAGGCCAAGCAGGGCTACAAACAACGCTGTGAAGACCATGACAAGGCCCGGCTCCAGGTGGCCAAAGCCGAGGAGGAGCAGCAGGCCACAGGGCCAGGAGCAGGGACTGCTGCCACCAAGGCCCTGGAcaagaggaggaggctggaggaagaggcCAAAAACAAG GCCGAGGAGGCCATGGCCACTTACCGCACATGCGTGGCAGACGCAAAGACGcagaagcaggagctggaggacaCAAAGGTGACGGCGCTGCGGCAGATCCAGGAGGTCATCAGACAGAGTGATCAGACCATCAAGTCG GCCACCATCTCCTACTACCAGCTGatgcacatgcagacagcacCGCTGCCCGTGAACTTCCAGATGCTGTGTGAGAGCAGCAAGCTGTACGACCCGGGCCAACAGTACGCATCGCACGTGCGGCAGCTGCAGCGAGGCGAGGAGCCGGACGTGCACTACGACTTTGAACCTCACGTCTCCACCAGTGCTTG GTCCCCAATCATGCGCACACGGAAGGGCAGCTTCAACCCTGGGGATGCCACAGTACCTGAAGCTGCTGGCAGTCCCCCTGAGGAAGGTGACGCCTCGGAGGGGGCTCCCAGCAAGGACCATAGGG GTGGACGCGGTCACCAGGTACATAAGTCCTGGCCCATCAGCATCTCAGACACCGAGGTCAGCCTGGACACCAGCACAG GGGACTTGAAAAAGTTTGATCGAACATCGTCTAGCGGGACCATGTCATCCAGCGAGGAGCTGGTAGATCAGGAAGCTGGTTTGGGAGCCTCAGCCTTTGAGTCAG CTGACCTCAATGGCATGGACCCCGAGTTGCCCGTGGCCATGCCCAGCGGACCCTTCCGTCATGTGGGACTGTCCAAGGCGGCCCGCACACACCGCCTTCGGAAGCTGCGCACACCCGCCAAGTGCAGAGAGTGTAACAGCTACGTGTACTTCCAGGGAGCTGAGTGTGAAGAG TGCTGTCTGGCTTGTCACAAAAAGTGTTTGGAGACCCTCGCCATCCAATGTGGTCACAAGAAGCTCCAGGGCCGCCTGCAGCTGTTCGGACAGGACTTTAGCCACGCGGCCTGCAGCACCCCTGATGGTGTGCCCTTCATTGTCAAAAAATGTGTCTGCGAGATTGAGCGGCGAGCTCTGCACACCAAG GGCATCTACCGGGTCAACGGCGTGAAAACGCGCGTGGAGAAGCTCTGCCAGGCCTTTGAGAATGGCAAAGAGCTGGTGGAGTTGTCACAGGCCTCGCCCCACGACATCAGCAATGTCCTAAAGCTATACCTGCGCCAG CTGCCGGAGCCCCTCATCTCTTTTCGCTTCTACCATGAGCTGGTGGGGTTAGCCAAGGAGAGCCTCAAGGCAGAAGCTGAGGCCAAGGCTGCGAGCCGGGGCCGGCAGGATGGGTCTGAGAGCGAGGCTGCAACCTTGGCCATGGTGGGCCGCCTGCGTGAGCTCATGCGGGACCTGCCAGCTGAAAACCGGGCCACATTGCTGTACCTGCTGAGGCACTTGCGAAG GATCGTGGAAATGGAGCAGGATAATAAGATGACCCCTGGGAATCTGGGCATTGTGTTTGGGCCCACGCTGCTGCGGCCTCGACCAACCGAAGCCACCGTGTCCCTCTCCTCCCTGGTGGACTATCCTCACCAGGCCCGTGTCATTGAGACACTGATTGTCCACTATGGCCTGGTCTTtgaggaggagccagaggagtcaccTGGCAGCCAG GAGGGGGTGCCCACCCAGTGTGGCCAGCTGGGGACAGCCGAGAGCATTGTCATCCCCCTGCAGGAGGAGGCGGAGGCCGGAGGCCGAG AATCCCGAGTGGCATCCAATGACTCGGACTCGGAGCTAGAAGAAGCCTCTGACCCTCTGTCTTCCTCGGACGCCAGCGCCCTGCATCACCTCAGTTTCCTGGAACAGGCCGAGGCAGGCCTGGAGGAAGGTCCCCAGAGCCGCAGTGGCAGTGAGGAGCAGCTAGAGGGTGAGGATGGAGACCCCGGTCAGCAGCTGTGCGCCTTTAACACCAACCAGTCCAACAACACAGTGCAGGCCCCTCTGCCCGCCACGCGGCTGCGGCTCCGAGGTGGACAGATTGCAGGTGGTACCGGTTGGGAGCGCCAGCCACAGTTTGTCTGA
- the Polr2e gene encoding DNA-directed RNA polymerases I, II, and III subunit RPABC1, with protein MDDEEETYRLWKIRKTIMQLCHDRGYLVTQDELDQTLEEFKAQFGDKPSEGRPRRTDLTVLVAHNDDPTDQMFVFFPEEPKVGIKTIKVYCQRMQEENITRALIVVQQGMTPSAKQSLVDMAPKYVLEQFLQQELLINITEHELVPEHVVMTKEEVTELLARYKLRESQLPRIQAGDPVARYFGIKRGQVVKIIRPSETAGRYITYRLVQ; from the exons atGGACGACGAGGAGGAGACCTACCGGCTCTGGAAGATCCGCAAGACGATCATGCAG CTGTGTCACGACCGTGGCTACCTGGTGACCCAGGATGAGCTGGATCAGACACTTGAGGAGTTCAAGGCACAGTTTGGGGACAAGCCGAGCGAAGGCCGACCGAGGCGGACAGACCTCACCGTGCTGGTGGCCCACAACGATGACCCCACGGACCAGATGTTTGTGTTCTTCCCAG AGGAGCCCAAGGTGGGCATCAAGACCATCAAGGTGTACTGCCAGCGCATGCAGGAGGAGAACATCACGCGGGCGCTGATCGTGGTGCAGCAGGGCATGACACCCTCCGCCAAGCAGTCCCTGGTGGACATGGCCCCCAAGTACGTGTTGGAGCAGTTCCTGCAGCAGGAGCTCCTCATCAACATCACGGAGCACGAG CTGGTCCCTGAGCATGTAGTCATGACCAAGGAGGAGGTGACAGAGCTGCTGGCTCGATA CAAGCTTCGGGAGAGCCAGCTGCCGAGGATCCAGGCTGGGGACCCTGTGGCGCGGTACTTTGGAATCAAGCGAGGGCAG GTTGTGAAGATCATCCGACCCAGCGAGACGGCTGGTCGCTACATCACCTACCGCCTGGTGCAGTAG